From the genome of Thiomicrorhabdus indica:
AAGTAAAACGTGTTTGCTAGGACTTGGTCTTTAAGCCTAATGGATTTGATTATAAATCAAAGTCGCTAAAGTCTGAGCTATCGACTTTGGAGTCGACTTGACCAACCAAATAAGATGAGATTTCTGATTCTTGTGGTGCGACTTGAACATTATCTGAAACCAACCAGTTATTCATCCAAGGCAATGGATTACTTCTATTTTCGAAAATAGGGTCAAGGCGAACCGCTTTCATGCGTACATTGGTGATGTACTCAACATAGTCTTTCAAAATTGAAGCATTTAGGCCAATCATTGAACCGTCTTTAAACAGATAATCTGCCCACTGCTTTTCTTGTTCCGCTGCTTGGCGGAAAATTTCAATGGTCGCTTCTTTTTGTTCTTTGACAATAATCGCCATTTCTGGATCATCTTTGCCGTCCGCCATAAGATTCATCATGTTTTGTGTGCCTGACAGGTGAAGCGCTTCATCGCGAGCAATCAATTTAATGACTTTTGCGTTACCTTCCATCAGAGAGCGTTCGGCAAAACTAAATGAGCAAGCAAATGAGACATAGAATCGAATGGCTTCTAATACATTGACCGAAACCAGTGTGAGATAGAGCTGAGTTTTGATTTGTTTACGGAACGCATCATTTTTTTGCAAATCAATTGCTTCAGCATACATTTTATTGGTCAATGCAATCAATTCGTCATAGTGCGAGGTTACCGCCAATGCGCGTTTGGTAATTTCTTCGTTATCGACGATATCATCAAATACTTCAGAAGGGTTGGTGAAGATATTGCGGATAATATGTGTGTATGAACGCGAGTGAATTGTCTCGGAAAATGCCCAAGTCTCAATCCAGGTTTCAAGCTCTGGCAGAGAAACTAACGGCAATAGAGCGACGTTAGGAGAACGGCCTTGAACCGAATCCAAGAGGGTTTGGTATTTTAGGTTTGAGACAAACACGTGTTGTTCGTTGTCAGGAAGTTGTTGGTATTGGGCACGATCGGTTGAAATATCAACTTCTTCAGGGCGCCAAAAAAATGAAAGCTGTTTCTCGATTAATTTTTCAAAGAATGGAAATTTCTGCTGATCATAGCGAGCAACATTGACGTTTTGACCAAAAAACATTGGTTCTTTCATTGCATCGTTATGCCCTTGGCAAAAAGTTGAGTAGGTATTTTTTTCTTGGCAACTCATATCCGTTTTCCTTGAATCTGTTCCATCGAAATGACCCGCTATTTTACTCACAAATGAGAGGCATTGTCATTTAAATTCATCTTGTCAGTTCGGAGTCATTTTTTACTCAGGATTTACCGGCCGGTATTTTCTGTTCTGGCATTTGTCTGAGTCGTGTCATGAGAGTCAAGGTTTTCTTGTTCTTGCGCGGTGATTTCTGCCTCATCAAGATTGGAAAAAAGTTTGAAATTATCCTCAAAGTTATCAAGACCGTATCTTGCTAACGTTTTGAGGGGTTGGAATTGCAGTTCACTTAAATAGATAGCCTTGTTATGTTGATTCGCTAAACTTGCGAAGCGACGCAGAGCTGCGAGCCCTCCGGAGTCGAGAATAGTAACGGAGTCCATTTGCAAAATAATCCCTTTTTTGTCGGTTAGATCACCAGCTAGCTCGTCGAAAATCCGTTCCGCAGCGGCAAAGAATAAAGGTCCTTGAATGCGATACATTCCCCAATCTTCAGGCAGCAACTCGCTGTGATAACGTTTGCTGAGATGGATGTCTTGTACTTTGGTCATTTCAGCGATTTCTTTGACGAATAAAATTGAGGCTAATACCATTCCGGCAATTACAGCAGTCACCACATCAAACAGTAAAATCATCGCGAAACAGCTTAGATAAACCCAGGTGTCGCTGTCGATGTTTTTCATTAATCCTAGCGCTCGGGAGAAGTTGCTCATTTTCCATGCAACTAATATCAAAAGTGCCGACATAGCTGGCATAGGTAAATGCACCAGTAAATCCGCTAAGAAGAAAATGGCAAATAGGACAACCACCGAGTGAAACATGGAGGCAATAGGTGAAACTGCGCCGGCCTTGAGGTTGGTGATAGAGCGAGCGATTCCTCCTGTAGAACCGAAACCTCCAAACAGAGAGGAAAATATATTGCCTAATCCTTGCCCGAAAAGCTCACTGTTCGGTGAGTGACGATTACCAGATTCGTTGTCAAGTACAACTGCGCTAAAGAGAGATTCCATTGCACCCAGTAGAGCTAATACAAAGGCCATAGGTAAGAGTATTTTGAGCATTTCCCAAAGTTCTGGGTAGCTCATGATTAATAGGTTTTCTGTAAGCCAGTCGCCTTTAAAGTTTGGTAAAACATGTGGAATTTCACCAAACAAATCGCCAACTGTCAGAATTTGCGCCCCTTGCTGATTCCAGTAATAGGTAAGGATACTGGCTAAGATTAATCCTGGAAGGTGTCCAGGGAAACGCCATTTCATCTGTGCCCAAACAATCATGAAGATGGCGGTTCCAAAACCGATCGTAGCGGTTTGCCAGTGAGCATCCGTAAGGTTTTGTGCCATTATTAAAAGTCGTTCCCAAAAATTACTGGGGAGTTGGTCAAGTGGAAGGCCAAAAAAGTCTTTCATCTGTAACAGAATAATTAATGTGGCAATGCCGGTGGTAAAACCCAAGGTAATGGGTTGCGGTATGTATTCAATCCAGCGTCCAAAACGGAAATAGGCAATGAGCAATAATAATAGGCCTCCGATGAATGAGACAAAGAC
Proteins encoded in this window:
- the nrdB gene encoding class Ia ribonucleoside-diphosphate reductase subunit beta, translated to MSCQEKNTYSTFCQGHNDAMKEPMFFGQNVNVARYDQQKFPFFEKLIEKQLSFFWRPEEVDISTDRAQYQQLPDNEQHVFVSNLKYQTLLDSVQGRSPNVALLPLVSLPELETWIETWAFSETIHSRSYTHIIRNIFTNPSEVFDDIVDNEEITKRALAVTSHYDELIALTNKMYAEAIDLQKNDAFRKQIKTQLYLTLVSVNVLEAIRFYVSFACSFSFAERSLMEGNAKVIKLIARDEALHLSGTQNMMNLMADGKDDPEMAIIVKEQKEATIEIFRQAAEQEKQWADYLFKDGSMIGLNASILKDYVEYITNVRMKAVRLDPIFENRSNPLPWMNNWLVSDNVQVAPQESEISSYLVGQVDSKVDSSDFSDFDL
- the dauA gene encoding C4-dicarboxylic acid transporter DauA, with the protein product MPQSTQSTNLKIGYALRDYLQKEGYDRQALSKDLIAGFTVGIMAIPISMALATGIGISPIYGLYTAIVAGFFTALFGGSRYSVAGPTSSFVILLIPAAEAYGLFGVVFVSFIGGLLLLLIAYFRFGRWIEYIPQPITLGFTTGIATLIILLQMKDFFGLPLDQLPSNFWERLLIMAQNLTDAHWQTATIGFGTAIFMIVWAQMKWRFPGHLPGLILASILTYYWNQQGAQILTVGDLFGEIPHVLPNFKGDWLTENLLIMSYPELWEMLKILLPMAFVLALLGAMESLFSAVVLDNESGNRHSPNSELFGQGLGNIFSSLFGGFGSTGGIARSITNLKAGAVSPIASMFHSVVVLFAIFFLADLLVHLPMPAMSALLILVAWKMSNFSRALGLMKNIDSDTWVYLSCFAMILLFDVVTAVIAGMVLASILFVKEIAEMTKVQDIHLSKRYHSELLPEDWGMYRIQGPLFFAAAERIFDELAGDLTDKKGIILQMDSVTILDSGGLAALRRFASLANQHNKAIYLSELQFQPLKTLARYGLDNFEDNFKLFSNLDEAEITAQEQENLDSHDTTQTNARTENTGR